The following coding sequences lie in one Delphinus delphis chromosome 9, mDelDel1.2, whole genome shotgun sequence genomic window:
- the TSPAN13 gene encoding tetraspanin-13: MVCGGFACSKNCLCALNLLYTLVSLLLIGIAAWGIGFGLISSLRVVGVVIAVGIFLFLIALVGLIGAVKHHQVLLFFYMIILLLVFIVQFSVSCACLALNQEQQGQLLEVGWNNTASARNDIQRNFNCCGFRSFNPNDTCLASCVKSSHQCSPCAPIIGKYAGEVLRFVGGIGLFFSFTEILGVWLTYRYRNQKDPRANPSAFL, encoded by the exons ATGGTTTGCGGGGGCTTCGCGTGTTCCAAGAACTGCCTGTGCGCGCTCAACCTACTCTACACC TTGGTTAGTCTGCTGCTCATTGGAATTGCAGCGTGGGGCATCGGCTTCGGGCTGATTTCCAGTCTCCGGGTGGTCGGTGTGGTCATCGCAGTGGGCATCTTCTTGTTCCTGATTGCATTAGTGGGGCTGATCGGAGCCGTGAAACACCATCAGGTGTTGCTTTTTTTT TACATGATTATTCTCTTACTTGTATTTATTGTCCAGTTTTCCGTATCATGTGCTTGTTTAGCCCTGAACCAGGAGCAACAG GGTCAGCTTTTGGAAGTTGGTTGGAACAATACAGCAAGTGCTCGAAATGACATCCAGAGAAATTTTAACTGCTGTGGGTTCCGAAGTTTTAACCCAAATGACACCTGTCTGGCT AGCTGTGTGAAGAGCAGCCACCAGTGCTCACCCTGTGCTCCAATAATAGGAAAATACGCAGGAGAAGTTTTGAGATTTGTTGGCGGCATTGGCCTCTTCTTCAGTTTTACAGAG ATCCTGGGTGTTTGGCTGACCTACAGATACAGGAACCAGAAAGATCCTCGTGCTAATCCTAGTGCATTCCTTtga